Genomic DNA from Caldicellulosiruptor hydrothermalis 108:
CTTAAAAATAACATAATACCTGAAAGAGTAGAAGGAAAAGAAAATGATATATGGATAACAATATCTGATGATACTTCAGAAAATGTTATAACACTCATTAATCAAATTGTAGAAAGTCATATACCACAACCTAAACCCAAAGAATTTACACTTGAGCAACGCATAGCCGATTTAGAGCAGGCAATAGCTCTAATTGTAGGTGGTGGTTTAGGTGCTTGAGGCGATTAAAAATATATTTGTGAGAGTAATACAACGTCGCATGGCAGAGGAAGGCAAAACGGCAGAAGAGATTTTGAACGATTATCCAAAGCTAACAGATGAAGAGAAGACTGAAATCCTTTCAGCACTCCAGCGCTGAGCTGGGGTGCTGATTTGTTGAGGTGTGGTAGCAATGAAACTATGCATAGATTGCTACTGGTGCAGGGGAAACACAGCGACGACGTATCGCTGCGACCTGCACCGTTTGCTTTGCTTTGAGGCGTCGCAGCAGGCTTGCGGCGAGTGGCGGGCTGCTGAAACTGAACAGAAAGGGGATAGAGAAAATGAACAGCGAGCAGGTGATACAAGAAATCCTTGAACGCTTAACAAGGATAGAAACAAAGCTTGATGACTATAATAAAGTACGAGAAAAGATTGATAACGCTAATTCGCAGCTACAAATACACGAAGAGAAGATTAAGCATGTAGAAGGGAGAGTATCGAACATCGAAGCAAACAATAAATGGCTCTGGCGGACAGTCGTCGGAGCCATTATTACTTTGTTGATGAGTATAATTGCTACGTTTATAAAAAAATAATGAAAGGAGATGCTGAAAGTGAAAATCTGTATAGACCCCGGCCATGGCGGTTCTGACCCGGGAGCTGTGGCAAATGGGCTTAAAGAGAAAGATTTGACTCTACAGATTAGCTTAGAAGTTGCAAAATTGCTAAAAGCTGCAGGACATCAAGTCATACTCACAAGGGACAAGGATATTTATGTTCCTTTGAATATCAAACGAACTCCAGCTTGCGATATATCAGTATCAATTCATATCAATGCAGGTAGCGGGCAAGGTGTTGAAGTTTGGCATGCTCTTTACAATAAGCCTCAACAATCAAAAATGTTAGCAAGTTATGTTCTGCAGTTTATACTGAAATCTGTGCCAGCGCTTAAGAACAGAGGTTTAAAAAACAAAAAGAGTATTCATGGAAACTGGGATTATTACTTCATGCTGAGATGTGCAAAGGGTATTCCGATTCTTGTTGAATGTGGTTTTATTGACTCAAGCGATGCTAAAATACTAAAAACAAGATGGAAAGACATTGCAAAAGGTATAGCAAATGGTATTTTAGAATTTATTAAAGCAGGGGGCGTTAAGCAATGAGAGAAGCAGTAATGCAGGCTTTTGTTTATATATTGCAAGCTCTGATAGTTATTGTTGGTGGTTACATTATAGCGTATCTGAAAGCAAAAGTAGGGCAACAAAAACTAAACATTGTTCTCAAAGTAGCTGAACAAGTTGTTAAAGCAACAGAGCAGATTTATGCAAACGTCAAAGGCGCTGGAAATAACAAAAAAGAACTTGCTGTTAAGTTCTTAATGGACAGGTTCAAGTTAACCGAGAAAGAGGCTGAAATGTTTGTTGAAGCAGCGGTAAGAGAGCTTAAAGTTTTAGAGCTTGAAGCTACTAAGGATATAAAACAGCAATGAGCGGGGCGTCGTGCCCCGCTTTTTGCATTTTTATTCTATGAAAGCGGTTACAATACAAAACAACGTTCTCTATTGAGCTGATAGCTTACTATGAGATAAGCTAAAATTGCAAAGACAAAAGGCTTTTGCCACTTGTTCTTTTTCTCTTCCCACCAGTAGGGAGCGTGGCGCAATGCCACGCTTTTGCATTGTTGTTGGACAAACAAAAAAGGCTGAGTCGCCGCTCAGCTTGGTTTGTTATATATCATATTATATTGTATGTTAGCAAAATGTTTGCAAAATATATGTGTTAGCAAATTTTAAATTCTTAAAACACTTGATTTGTCTGGCAGGGGCGGAGGGACTCGAACCCCCAGCCAACGGTTTTGGAGACCGCTACTCTACCAATTGAGCTACGCCCCTACACTTACTTTATTATAATGGAAAAGATATAGAATTGTCAACATCTTTTTAGGATACACTTTTGAAAAGTTAAAGAAAAAAACAGAAATACTGGAGATAAATAAAAGTTAAAGATAATAATAGTTTGGTTTTAAGTGAGATTTGTGATATAATTTATTTGAAATTTACAATTATTATAGGAGGGAGTAATGTTGAATACCACATCAGAACAACAAAAACAAATCAATATAGCATACATTGGTGGGGGGTCACGTGGCTGGGCATGGAGATTGATGACTGATTTAGCTTTAGAGAAGGACCTGGGTGGTACTGTGAGACTTTACGACATTGACTTTGAAGCTGCTAAGACCAACGAAGTAATAGGCAATAAACTATCAAGCAAACCTGAAGTAGTAGGGAAGTGGCAATATGTTGCTGTAAAGAGTTTGGATGAAGCTTTATATGGTGCAGATTTTGTTATCATTTCAATTTTGCCTGGGACTTTTGAAGAGATGTATTCAGATGTCCATGCACCTGAGAAATATGGTATATACCAGTCTGTAGGTGACACAACAGGACCAGGTGGTCTTATCAGAGGACTTAGGACTGTTCCTATGTATGTTGAATTTGCAGAAGCTATAAAGAGAAATTGTCCAGATGCTTGGGTTATCAATTACACAAATCCAATGGCTATATGCTTAAAAGCCCTATATGAGGTATTTCCTAAAATAAAAGCTTTTGGCTGCTGTCATGAAGTTTTTGGTACACAGAAGCTTTTGACAGAGGTTGTAAAAGAATTTTTAGGAGAAGAAAGAGAAATCTCAAGAAGAGAAATCAAGGTGAATGTTCTTGGTATAAATCATTTTACGTGGTTTGACAAAGCATCATACAAAACTCATGATTTATTCCCTCTTTACAAAGAATTCGTGAACAAATACTATGAAGAAGGTTTTGAAAAAACAAAAGGATTGTGGGAAAAAGATTATTTTGCTTCTGCAAATAGAGTAAAGTTTGACTTATTTAAACGCTTTGGACTTATCGCTGCAGCAGGTGATAGACACTTGGCTGAATTTGTTCCTTACATTTATCTTACAGACAAAGAGACAGTTTATAAATGGAAATTCAACTTGACACCTGTTGAATGGAGAATTAAGCACAGAGAAGAGTTGATTAAACTTAGCAAAGAATACGCATCTGACCAAAAAGAAGTTCCATTGAATCCTTCTGGAGAAGAAGGAGTCATGCAGATGAAAGCTATTTTAGGTTTGGATACGTTGGTGACAAACGTGAATTTGCCAAATATGGGTCAAATACCAAACCTTCCGATAGGTGCTATAGTTGAGACAAATGCAGTATTCACACATGATGACGTCAGACCAGTTTATGCAGGAAAGCTGCCTTCAGATTTGGCAAGCATAATGACAAGGCATATCAGCAATCAAGAACTTATAGTTAAAGCGGCTTTAGAAAAGGATTTGAACCTTGCAAAAAGAGCATTCTTGAATGACCCTGCAGTTGAAAGACTACCGCAGAGCAAAGCTGAGCAGCTTTTTGAGGAGATGATAAGTAACACTAAAAAGTATTTGGCATATTTAGGCTTGTAAGGATTACAACAATTTCAAAAATAACCATCAGGGGCTTGTTAGCTGTCTAATAACGAGCCCCTTTTTCTGGGATAAAATTTTGTACAAGCCAAAGATGTGTTCCTTGCCGTCTATCATTTTCTGCAGCTTCAGAAATAGTCAGAACCTTGATACTTCCATATTGTTCGTTCTCGATAAAACTTGTTTCATTTGTCAAATTCAACAAAATATGCTTAGCTTGCTTGATATCGCCAGTTTGTAACGTGTTCAAAAGTAATTTACTTTTCTTTATTGTTTCCCTTAAGATTGATTTTTGTTTTACAAGTTTTGTGTAATACATTACATTAGCTGTTGTGGGTACATTAAGCATGATATTAGTTAAATACTCCTGTCCACCAACAATTTCTAAAAAATTTCTCTTTTTTAGTTCTTCTGTAACTGTGATAATATCCCACAGGATTTTTGCTTTTGTAAAGGCTTATAATTGTTTCAAAAATTATACCAAGATTAGCATTATAAAAATCTTCTTTGCTTAAAACTTTTTCAACTTCCTGTATCACATCTTGGTTAATTATCATCGAACCGACAACTGCTTCTTCTGCTTCTAAGGAATACAAGTTTGAATTTGGCATATTAAATATTTCTTCCATTTTAAATCACTCCTTAGTATAGCAACCAACAAACAGCTACTATCAAGCCATTCTGCCGATGACCGCACAGAATAGCGATTAGAGAGAAGAAAGGGGATAGCCAACATGGTAAGTACCTGTTATTTATTTTGGCAAGCTTGTTCATTGACCCAGCGGATAAAAGCCTCTTTGGGTATAAGGATTCATCGCTGCCCAGCTAAGATTTTGGGAAAGTCTTTGCGGTGTACCAAAGTGAGCATAACATTATAGGAAATTCCCAGTATTTGAGCAGCTTCTTTAATGCTTATGGTGAGTTTCTCAATCTTTTCTTTTTGTGGTTGGGGATTGTAGATTTCCATCAGAATTGCCTCCTTTATGTTTCAATAATAATCAAAATAATGTTTCATTCTTCATCAATATTAATTATAATGTTTCATATAATTTTTGTCAATAAAAATGTTTCATTTTTATTTGTTCAATGTTATAATGTATTAAAAAGAAACATTATGGAGGTGATTAACTTGATGGAAGAAAATATTTTTGCTGTGCGTTTAAAAGAGTTGCGTGAAGAAGCAAATTTAACTCAAAACGAATTAGCAGAAAAGCTTGGTATAGGAAGAGCTACTTTAAGTAATTATGAACTTGGCGTGAGAAAGCCAGATATTGATACTTTGCAAAAAATAGCTATGTATTTTGATGTTTCAAGCGATTATCTTCTTGGAATTTCCTCAATAAAGAAAAGAGATTTTTTAAATTCATTGGGAAAAATTACAAAAGAGGAAAACATTAAAGAACTGAAAGACTTTTTTAAGAATAAGGAAAACGTAAAAGCTTATTTTGAATATATAGTTTCATTGTTTGAACCTTTATTAAAAGTAATTTCTATTTATGAAGACGAAAAAATTTTAGTTGATAAATATGATGAAATAAAGAAAAACTTTTTAGAGCTTTTTATGCCAATTTTGGATATGTTAGAGGCTTTATTAATAATTTCTTATAAAAAGAGTTATCCTTTTATACTAAACACAAATGTATTTGATGATGCGCTTTCGTTTTTAAAAGATAAAAAATCAAAATTTTTCATTTTTGATATACCAACATTGATTAACGAAACACACGAAATAGTAAAGATGTTTGTAGAACAGTTGAGTGGTAAGTCAAAAGCAATTTCAGATAATAGTTATGCACTATACAATTTTTTCTATGAAAATATTACAGATTTACAAGAAAAACTACTAATGACTGTAGGAGTACTTTGGCAAATTTCCCAAAATGAAGATTTAAAATCTATTAAAGAGGGTGAATCTGATGGAAGCCAGAATACCTAAAATATACACCTATGCAGACTATCTTCAGCTACCGCAAGACGTAACGGTAGAGCTCATTGATGGCATTATTTATGATATGAGCCCTGCACCATCAAGAATACATCAAGAGATAATATTTGAATTAACATTAGTTATTGGAAACTATATTAAGCAAAACAATAAACCATGTAAAATATACACGGCTCCTTTTGATGTTATCTTAGTAGCCTTTTGCAAAAACGCTCAAGATGAGCGTTATCAAGCTTTACATAGAATCAAAAAAGACTGGTCACCCTCCTCATAATTGTAGTAAAATATGATTATATAAAACAAATTTTCTACTATGAGGAGGGTTCCAAAATGTTCAACACCAAACCTAAACAACTTTCTTTCATAGACCTATTCTCCCACCTAAAGGCTTTGGCTCTCTACAAGCCTGAAAGCCTCTTGGGCTTGTTCAATAAATTCATTGACTTGTCACATTATATACCTTCTTCTTTCTACAATGCCTACTACAAATATTTCGGTAAGCATAGATACTTCTCTTTAGAATCTATGCTTTGTTGCTTCCTCGTCCAAAAATTGCTCAAACTCAATACTTTAACTCAGCTTCGTGCTGTCTTACTCAACTCATTCGAACTTCGCTCATTTTGTAATCTTCATGGCAATGTCCCTTCTATCTCTACTCTCTCTCGCTTTAGAAAAATATTTGCAAGTGAAATCCATAAACTTTTTCAAAATATCTCTATCCATGCACATAATATTTCCATCCAACAATGCCCTCAAGATTCTTCAATCTTAATCTTCGACACAACAGGTATTGTCCCAAAGGTTCGTGAAAACAATCCTAAATTCATTCATCTACTGCTGAAAAATACCTCAAAAGCTAACCCTGAACTTCCCTCTGAAAAAGTCTACTCTCTCGTTTATTCTTCTTTGCCTAAAACTGCTAACGCTAATTCTAACATCCGTCTTATGTTTGTAAATGGCCATTTCTGCTGGGCTTTAAAATTTGCAGTCATTACCAACGCTCTCGGTATCCCTTTAGCTTTAGTACCTCTGTTTAACTATGATTCCCCTTCCTCTGACCCACAAGAAGCAAAAGCTATCTCCGACTCTAAAGGTTTAATTCCTTCGCTCGAAACTTTATTCTCTTATATCCCCAAAAATTTCTCCACTTTCATCGCCGACAGTGCTTTGGATTCCCACAACATATACTCCACTTTAAAAAATACCTTTAACTTCTCCAAAATCGTTATTCCACTAAATACAAGAGCTTCTAAAAATACTACACCTACATCAGACCCCAATATCGTTATTTCTGAAGATGGTATCCCTATCTGCAAAAAGTTCAACAAACCTTTTAAACCCGAAGGCAAATGTCAGGGTAAAAATCGCTCTTTGCGCCTTAAATGGACTTGCCCTATGTCACAATACAAAGATGGCAAACGCATCTGCTCTTGCCCTCAGCCTTGTACTACCTCTAAATCGGGTAGAATGTTCTATACATACCCAGATAACTTTCGCTCTTTCCCAGGTATCAACAGAAATTCACAAGAGTTTTTTGACCTCTACAAAAAACGTGTCGCTGTAGAGCAGACTATTTACCACCTGAAATCCTACATGGGCTCTGATACTATCTCTACTTATGACCATATTTCTATTTTCTCTGATTTCTTGCTATCTGCCATTACTTTCTCGCTCTTGTTTATTCTCGCTCACAATATCAAACTCTATTGCTCTAAATTGACTATCAAAAAACTTAACAAGCTCAAAAAACTTATCGCTTAATACTACTATTTTTTAAATCTATTTCTTACAAAAAATTTCTGGTTTTGTTTTTACTTAACCTTCTAAAACAAGGAGTTAAGAAGGCTTAGGATATTATTGTCTTTTTTGAAGTTGTTAATTTTTGTCATATGTTTGTTGCTGATTATTTTTGTTGGTATTGATAATATTTGGTTTTCACTTCTCTTTTCTTTTTGTATCTTGATTGTATTTCATGTTAGTATTGGTGCCTTTTACCTTCAATCACCACCTATTTTGCAAACGCCTAATGTTATCTTAGTAGAGGAAGAGCAAGATGAAAGACAAGCAACAAACGTTGTACAGCCTGATATCTCAATTATCTGCGACAAGAAAAAACTCACTGAAAGAGGCTGTGTTGGAGCTCCTGAGATGATAATTGAGGTTGTATCAGAATATAATCCCTCTCACGATTATGTGAGAAAGCTAAACCTGTATAATCAATTTAAAGTCAAGGAATATTGGATTGTGAACCCTAATAACCAAACAATACTTATATACAGGCTCAAAGACAATGAAGATTACCTGCCACCAGAAGCTTACACTTTCAATGACAAGGTCAAGGTTGGTATTTTTGAAGACCTTATAATAGACTTTGCTTAAATCAAAGAGGTGTTATAAAATGCCTGCAAAGACCAAAAAGAGAGGAAATAATGAAGGCAGCATATACAGAAGAAAAGATGGTCTCTGGTGTGGTCAAATCACCATAGGAAGAGATGAAAACGGCAGACAAAAGAAGCAGTATTTCTATGGCAAGACAAGACAGGAAGTTGCCGACAAGATAGCCAAAGCATTGAACGACTTAGCAAATGGAATATATGTTGACCCTGCAAGAATGCTGTTAAAAGACTGGCTTAACACTTGGCTTTGGGAATATAAAAAACAGACATTGCGACCTTCAACTTTCCAAGACTATGAAAGCCTTATCAATAATCATATTATACCATCTATTGGACATTATAAACTTAAAGATTTAAGGCCTGAACATTTGCAAGCGTTGTATAACTCTAAATATGAGAGCGGACTTTCATTATCTACTATAAAACACATTTATGTTATCTTACACTCATCTTTAGACCAAGCTCTAAAAAATGGACATAATGACATTTCAACAACTCTCAATATCTATTCTCATGTTATGCCAGAAATAAAGAAAGCTGCTGCGATGAAATTGAACAGTTTATTTGAGAATATAAACATAAAGGGTAACCACTCCTAAAGCATTGGAGTAGCTACCCTAAATTTTTACAGTTTCTCGGGTAGCTGTAGGGTAGCTGTAAAAAATGAATTTGTAATATTATTCCAAATCCCAAAACTCTTAAAAACAACTGGCGCGCCCAGGAGGACTCGAACCCCCAACCCTCAGATCCGTAGTCTGATGCTCTATCCAATTGAGCTATGGGCGCGCATCTGCTTTTCAATTGTTAAATAAAAAATAAAGCCCTTTTTTACAGGGCCTTATTTGCTTTTTAACTGGTGCCGAGAGCGAGACTCGAACTCGCACGGGCATAACGCCCACTACCCCCTCAAAGTAGCGTGTCTGCCAATTCCACCATCTCGGCACCTCATTGACTTTGCAATATATATTATAAAGAGCTCTTTTGAGTTTGTCAATAACATTTTTCAAATTTGCTCTGTACTTTACTCAGCCGCTTTGCAGAGCTGGGATTTATCTTTAACTTCCACAACAACCTCTTGAACCTGAACAGTAGCTGCAGCTGCTGTTTTTTGCACCACTTCCTGCAGATAGCCCAATGTTTATTTTTGAATAATCTCTTGTGACGTCACTTGACGCACATTTTGGACAACTGATTTTAAGACCGTTCGAGATTTCTGAAATGGACGCTCTTATTTCAAAAACTTCTTGGCAGCTGTTGCAAACGAATGTGTAAAACATCTCTTTGGTCACCTTCATCCGAAATTTTTACTATCTAATATAGTATAGTGCAAAAGGACTTTAAAATCAATAGGGCTAAAAACTGGATGCATCCTAATTTTCCTGCAGAATAGATGGCGGTGTGTACACTCTTGTTGAAAGTTCTTTGTCCAAAAACAGAAGTCCGCTTGGGTCTTCTTTTATGAATTTCAGCTTCCTCAAAATCTTGTCCATTGTTTCTTCTTCCTCAGCTTGTTCGTTTATAAACCATTGCAAAAAGTTGTGGGTAGTAAGGTCTTTTTCCTCTAAAGCTGCCTTTGCAATCTCATGGATGGATGAGGTTATAAACCGTTCATGTGAAAGTGCAAGTTCAAAAACTTCTGTAGGTGAAGAATAATCTATTTTTGGCTGTTTTAACTCTTTTAAAATTACTCTTCCACCTATTTTGTTTATATAGTCAAATATCAATCTTGCATGATCAAGCTCTTCTTTTGTCTGGACCATAAAAAAGTTAGCAAAACCATCTAAATTTTGTGAAGCAAAATACGCTTCCATTGCTGTATAAAAGTATGCTGAGAATAGTTCTCTGTTTAACTGTTCATTTAACATCTCAAGGATTTTTTCACTTCTCATTTGGACTGCACCTCTCATATTTTAAATTTTGATTTTCAATCATATTAATACCCTTTCAAATATAAAAAATAACACTCAAGTTGTTGAATAAATAATTATACCATTAATGTTATTATATAGAACTATAAATTATTCCACGTGTATTTAAAAGAAAATTTACAGTTTTCAATTTTTTGAATATAGACCTCTATCAAATAAGTAATCATTATCCAGTCCACATGCCTCTTATATGTTCTAAAACCTCTTAACCTTATTTGTTCTAAATTGTATTCTCCTTTTAACTTCCCAAATAATCTTTCAATTTTTGTCCTTTGCTTATATAACCTTTGTCCTTCCTCACTTCTTAAAAATTCCATATTTTTTACCCTCAAAATATTTTTTACATTACTAAAATCCTTACTATTTCTCTTATTTACCGCCGCTACAAACTTTATCTCAAGTCTATCTGCCACCTCAAACCACTTCGCACAATCATAACCTGCATCCGCTAATATTACTTCAGGTCCAAATATCTTAGCTTCATACAAAAGTTCTACTACTTTACTGTCATGGATATTTGCACGTGTCAACCACCATACTATAGGTATAACCTCATCTTCAACTGTTGCCAACACATGTAATTTATACCCATTGTAAAAACCTAAACTAACACATACTCCTACTTCTGCCTCTTTGTCACCCCTCGAGCTTCTCAAAGGTGTGGAATCTATAGCACAAACTTTTGTCTGCGGAACTATTTCTCTCACTAAAATTCTTGCTATCCCTTCTATATACCCTTCTTCAATTACCTTTGCCCATTTCGAAAAATATGAATGATCAGGGCTCTTCTCTATCCCTATAGCCTTTTTAAATTCTTCATCTTCATTTATCTTGTATTCTAATTCCCTGAAGCTGTTTATCTTGTTTTTGACTTTGTAAACAAAACAAGCTATTATATGGCTTAGCTTAAATTTCTTCGGTCTTCCTCTCCTGCTGCTCTTTATCTTTAATCCCAGGGCTTTTATTACTTTCTCAATTGTCATAAGTATCTTTAAAAATTTTTGTTTTTGTGTTTTAATAAAATTAGACATTGCCATCCTCCTTTGTTAGGTGTTTTTAGTCTTCTCTTATCGTAATTTTACCTCAAGGAGGATGGCTTTTTATATATCTATTTATTGTCTTTTCTGTTAATCCCTTTTATTCAACAAGCTAAAAAATATAAAAAATAACACTATATTTTTTGCTAAGTTGTGGTATAATTAATTATGAAAAGATGGCATCGACAAGATTGTCGAGCCATACTTTTAAGATTCTTAATATTTGAAAGTTTAAAATCAAAAAAATTAAAAAGCTGCCCTGATTTTTAAAGAACAGGGACTGCATATGAATTTGAAGACAAAATTTTTTCAAGCAAAGAAAAGGCAGACTCTGTTCTGCCTTTTTTAGTTTTTATATGGAGGTATATTGAAGTGAAAATAGGCTTTTATGGGGCTTCAAGAGCCGGCATTTCTCTTGCGCTTTATTTCAAGGAGTATGGGCTTGAGATTACAGGGTTTTATAACAGAACATATGAAAAAGCCACAAAAGCTTCTTCCATGACAAAAACGCAGGTATTTGAAAATCCTGAAGATCTTGTAGAGGCTTCTGATGTGATTTTTATAGCTATTTCTGATACATTTATAGAAGAAGTTTCCAACAATCTTTATTCGCTGCATTTGTCACAAAAAGTGATTGGACACTTATCAGGTGCACTTGCATCTGATGCTATTAAAACCGAATGCAGAGGAAAATTTTCTCTTCATCCTATTCAGACACTGAGAGGGCAGCCTGAAGATGTCCAGCTCTTAAAAAAAGCGGTGTTTTCTTTAGAAGGCGATGATGAAGGTAAAAAGATTGCTAAGATAATTTTGCAGAAAATAGGGAATAAATATATAGAGCTCAAAAAAGAGGACAAAGTAGTTTATCATCTTGCAGCAACAGTTGCTTCAAATTACCTTATAGCTCTTTTGAACTTTTCGTATTTGCTTTATAAAAAAATTGGACTTGAAGATGAGGTCATTTTTTCTATAATAAAGCCTCTTTCTTTTGCATCACTTGAAAATTTTTTAAAGGATAGACTTAACTGTTTGACAGGACCTGCCGCAAGAGGCGATGTTTTGACACTTCAAAAACACTACAATGCTTTGCCAGATGAAAAGAAAACTACTTTTTTAGAACTTTTAAAGCTTGCGGCAGATCTGATATTTGAGAAGGGCGATGAAGATGTCTACGAAAAACTTCAACAATTTATAAATTATGTAAGGTGGTGAAAAAATGAACAAGGTGACAACCAAGACGCTTTTTGAAAAAAAGCAAAAGGGCGAAAAGATCACCATGCTTACTGCTTACGACTACACATTCGCAAAGATATTTGACAGCTGCTCTGTAGATATCCTGCTTGTTGGCGATTCGCTTGGTATGGTGATCCTTGGCTATGACTCTACAATTCCGGTCACAATGGATGATATGGAGCACCATGTCAGAGCTGTTAGCAGAGGAGCAAAGTATTCTATGGTGGTTGCTGACATGCCGTTTTTGTCATACCACACCACAACAGAAGATGCCGTGAAAAATGCAGGAAGGTTAATTCGTGCAGGTGCTTATGCAGTCAAGATGGAAGGCTGCGACGATGTATATGATAAGATAGAAGCTGTCATAAAAGCTCAGATACCTGTAATGGGACATTTGGGACTGACACCTCAGTCTGTCAACATCTTTGGTGGCTATGACCTTCGCGCAAAGGAGGAAGCTGAAGCAAAAAAACTTGTGGAAGATGCTAAAAAGCTTGAGAAAGCTGGGGTATTTGCAATTGTGCTTGAAAAGGTGCCAGCTCATGTTGCAAAACAGGTTCAAGAGAGCGTTAAAGTGCCTGTAATTGGGATAGGGGCAGGACCATACTGTGATGGTCAGGTGCTTGTGTGCTATGATATGCTTGGCATGTATGAAGATTTCAAGCCAAAGTTTGTAAAAAGATATGCTGAAGTGGGGAATATAATCAAAGATGCTGTGACAAGATACATTGAAGAGGTCAAAAAAGGAGAATTTCCAGGAAAGGAGCACAGCTACTGATGGTTGTTATGGAAAAGATTCAGGAAATGAAAGAGATTGTAAAAAAGCTCAAAAAAGAAGGTAAATCAATAGGTTTTGTTCCAACAATGGGGTATCTGCACGAAGGACATTTGAGCTTGGTAAGGTTTTCTAAACAGCAAAACGATATTACCATTATGAGCATATTTGTAAACCCTATTCAATTTGGACCCAATGAGGATTATGACAGATACCCACGCGACTTTGAAAGAGATAAGAGCCTTGCTGAAAAAGAAGGTGTTGACTATATATTTTATCCGTCGGTAGAAGAGATGTATCCTAAAGATTTTAAAACAGTTGTGTCAGTGAAAAAAATAACAGAGATAATGTGCGGCAAATCAAGGCCGGGTCATTTTGACGGTGTTGCAACAGTCGTATTAAAGCTGTTTAACATTGTAAACCCGGACAGAGCTTACTTTGGGCAAAAGGATGCCCAGCAGCTTGCTGTCATAAAGCAGATGGTAAAAGACCTAAATCTTGACGTTGAGATAGTTCCATGTCCGATTGTGCGTGAACAAGATGGTCTTGCAATGAGCTCAAGAAATGTATATCTTTCTGAAGAGGAAAGAAAATCTGCAACCGTTTTGTACAGGGCTTTGAATTTGGCAAAAGAGATGATTGAAAAAGGCGAAAAGGATGTATCAAGCATAAAAAGGGCTATGGAAGAGATGATTTTAAAAGAGAAGCACACAAAGATTGA
This window encodes:
- a CDS encoding DnaB-like helicase N-terminal domain-containing protein, with product MEEIFNMPNSNLYSLEAEEAVVGSMIINQDVIQEVEKVLSKEDFYNANLGIIFETIISLYKSKNPVGYYHSYRRTKKEKFFRNCWWTGVFN
- a CDS encoding MerR family transcriptional regulator; translated protein: MEIYNPQPQKEKIEKLTISIKEAAQILGISYNVMLTLVHRKDFPKILAGQR
- a CDS encoding DnaB-like helicase N-terminal domain-containing protein; translated protein: MLWDIITVTEELKKRNFLEIVGGQEYLTNIMLNVPTTANVMYYTKLVKQKSILRETIKKSKLLLNTLQTGDIKQAKHILLNLTNETSFIENEQYGSIKVLTISEAAENDRRQGTHLWLVQNFIPEKGARY
- a CDS encoding phage holin, LLH family is translated as MREAVMQAFVYILQALIVIVGGYIIAYLKAKVGQQKLNIVLKVAEQVVKATEQIYANVKGAGNNKKELAVKFLMDRFKLTEKEAEMFVEAAVRELKVLELEATKDIKQQ
- a CDS encoding N-acetylmuramoyl-L-alanine amidase family protein, translated to MKICIDPGHGGSDPGAVANGLKEKDLTLQISLEVAKLLKAAGHQVILTRDKDIYVPLNIKRTPACDISVSIHINAGSGQGVEVWHALYNKPQQSKMLASYVLQFILKSVPALKNRGLKNKKSIHGNWDYYFMLRCAKGIPILVECGFIDSSDAKILKTRWKDIAKGIANGILEFIKAGGVKQ
- a CDS encoding helix-turn-helix domain-containing protein, yielding MEENIFAVRLKELREEANLTQNELAEKLGIGRATLSNYELGVRKPDIDTLQKIAMYFDVSSDYLLGISSIKKRDFLNSLGKITKEENIKELKDFFKNKENVKAYFEYIVSLFEPLLKVISIYEDEKILVDKYDEIKKNFLELFMPILDMLEALLIISYKKSYPFILNTNVFDDALSFLKDKKSKFFIFDIPTLINETHEIVKMFVEQLSGKSKAISDNSYALYNFFYENITDLQEKLLMTVGVLWQISQNEDLKSIKEGESDGSQNT
- a CDS encoding hemolysin XhlA family protein, translating into MNSEQVIQEILERLTRIETKLDDYNKVREKIDNANSQLQIHEEKIKHVEGRVSNIEANNKWLWRTVVGAIITLLMSIIATFIKK
- a CDS encoding alpha-glucosidase/alpha-galactosidase, which encodes MLNTTSEQQKQINIAYIGGGSRGWAWRLMTDLALEKDLGGTVRLYDIDFEAAKTNEVIGNKLSSKPEVVGKWQYVAVKSLDEALYGADFVIISILPGTFEEMYSDVHAPEKYGIYQSVGDTTGPGGLIRGLRTVPMYVEFAEAIKRNCPDAWVINYTNPMAICLKALYEVFPKIKAFGCCHEVFGTQKLLTEVVKEFLGEEREISRREIKVNVLGINHFTWFDKASYKTHDLFPLYKEFVNKYYEEGFEKTKGLWEKDYFASANRVKFDLFKRFGLIAAAGDRHLAEFVPYIYLTDKETVYKWKFNLTPVEWRIKHREELIKLSKEYASDQKEVPLNPSGEEGVMQMKAILGLDTLVTNVNLPNMGQIPNLPIGAIVETNAVFTHDDVRPVYAGKLPSDLASIMTRHISNQELIVKAALEKDLNLAKRAFLNDPAVERLPQSKAEQLFEEMISNTKKYLAYLGL
- a CDS encoding ISNCY-like element ISCahy1 family transposase, yielding MFNTKPKQLSFIDLFSHLKALALYKPESLLGLFNKFIDLSHYIPSSFYNAYYKYFGKHRYFSLESMLCCFLVQKLLKLNTLTQLRAVLLNSFELRSFCNLHGNVPSISTLSRFRKIFASEIHKLFQNISIHAHNISIQQCPQDSSILIFDTTGIVPKVRENNPKFIHLLLKNTSKANPELPSEKVYSLVYSSLPKTANANSNIRLMFVNGHFCWALKFAVITNALGIPLALVPLFNYDSPSSDPQEAKAISDSKGLIPSLETLFSYIPKNFSTFIADSALDSHNIYSTLKNTFNFSKIVIPLNTRASKNTTPTSDPNIVISEDGIPICKKFNKPFKPEGKCQGKNRSLRLKWTCPMSQYKDGKRICSCPQPCTTSKSGRMFYTYPDNFRSFPGINRNSQEFFDLYKKRVAVEQTIYHLKSYMGSDTISTYDHISIFSDFLLSAITFSLLFILAHNIKLYCSKLTIKKLNKLKKLIA